In Gossypium arboreum isolate Shixiya-1 chromosome 6, ASM2569848v2, whole genome shotgun sequence, the following are encoded in one genomic region:
- the LOC108483069 gene encoding putative disease resistance protein RGA3 isoform X2: MAEVVLSPLVGTILDSLKSWSLKELELAGSLKTEVASLESTLTTIQAVLQDAEEKQWKSEAIKNWLGKLKQAAYDLEVVLDDFNTEALRRSLHTDARSQVTTFFSLRNPLLFRLDMARKFKNVREKLDAIAGEKSKFHLREDVGEAEIERNEDRQTSSLVKESEVLGRADEKERIVSMILSNVSHHDDLSVYAICGMGGLGKTTIAQLVYNDENVAKVFDLRGWVCVSDDFDIKRLTKAIVESFGGKSGDVQELDPLQRCLVEKLVGKRFLLVLDDVWNEYHDKWDRLKQALQCGQKGSTVIVTTRLEKVALMMATTPFYRLGCLSDDDSWSLFKQRAFGIGMNGSNANLETIGRRIVQRCGGVPLAIKAIGSILRFRSQESEWLRVKDSEIWDLEDEGSRILAALRLSYEHLPPYMRQCFSFCSIFPKDFLMIKDELIGLWMANGFIPSRGALDLHDTGCEIFSELTRRSFFQEIKENIDGTVTCKMHDLIHDLATSVMRQECCVIEGNEGSQIPKTARHLFVYNSSPSTNVMDFNTLQPLQSLILHGYDINVSNLFRYISKQKYLKVLDFGFKFSNIAFKSSKHLRYLCLRGAHVKTLPESTSSLHNLQTLNLKACHDLKMLPKGTKHLKNLRYLDIGGCHALTSMPVALGQLSFLRKLSMFIVGKEEGCGIDELEELALEGELSIKGLHNVKSSMEAKKANLIKKHNLRSLSLSWRINRNENSHHQNDEEILSALQPHSNLKKLCINDYQGLMFPYWMMDLLLPNLVEISLENCDRCHQLPALGKLRFLKVLNICRITALKYIDDTFYGDMESSFPSLEVLSIRKALCLEEWTTVNGDT; the protein is encoded by the exons ATGGCAGAGGTAGTTCTTTCACCCCTTGTCGGTACCATCTTGGACAGCTTGAAGTCGTGGTCCTTGAAAGAGCTGGAACTTGCTGGAAGCCTCAAAACAGAAGTTGCGAGTCTTGAAAGTACGCTTACTACAATCCAAGCTGTGCTCCAAGATGCAGAGGAGAAGCAATGGAAGAGTGAAGCTATCAAGAACTGGCTTGGGAAGCTCAAACAAGCAGCTTACGATCTAGAAGTTGTGCTTGATGATTTCAACACCGAAGCTCTAAGGCGTAGCCTGCATACGGATGCAAGAAGCCAGGTAACCACCTTCTTTTCTTTGCGGAACCCGCTCTTGTTTCGCTTAGATATGGCACGTAAGTTTAAGAATGTAAGGGAGAAATTAGATGCCATTGCTGGGGAGAAAAGTAAGTTCCACTTGAGAGAGGATGTGGGAGAAGCTGAAATTGAACGGAATGAGGATAGGCAAACCAGCTCCCTTGTGAAAGAATCGGAAGTACTTGGTAGAGCTGATGAGAAGGAAAGGATAGTTAGTATGATACTTAGTAATGTGAGTCACCATGATGACCTCTCTGTTTATGCAATATGCGGAATGGGGGGTCTTGGTAAGACAACAATTGCTCAATTGGTTTACAATGACGAAAATGTGGCCAAAGTCTTCGATTTGAGAGGTTGGGTGTGTGTATCTGATGATTTTGATATAAAAAGGTTGACTAAAGCGATTGTGGAATCCTTTGGAGGGAAGTCGGGTGATGTCCAAGAGCTAGATCCCCTGCAGCGGTGTTTAGTAGAGAAGCTTGTTGGGAAACGGTTTTTGCTCGTACTAGATGATGTGTGGAATGAGTACCATGACAAGTGGGATAGATTGAAACAAGCTCTACAGTGTGGACAGAAAGGAAGTACAGTGATTGTCACTACTCGACTCGAGAAAGTTGCTCTTATGATGGCTACAACTCCTTTCTATCGCTTGGGATGTTTGTCGGATGATGATTCTTGGTCTTTGTTCAAGCAAAGAGCCTTTGGGATAGGAATGAATGGAAGCAACGCGAACCTGGAAACCATTGGCAGGCGAATAGTGCAGAGATGTGGAGGGGTACCATTGGCAATTAAGGCCATAGGAAGCATCTTGCGTTTTAGAAGTCAAGAAAGTGAATGGTTACGTGTCAAAGATAGTGAGATATGGGATTTGGAAGATGAGGGAAGCAGAATCTTAGCTGCGTTGAGGCTAAGTTATGAACATCTTCCACCGTATATGAGACAATGTTTTTCATTTTGCTCGATATTTCCCAAAGATTTTCTCATGATAAAGGACGAGCTTATAGGACTATGGATGGCAAATGGATTTATTCCTTCTCGAGGAGCATTGGATTTGCATGATACGGGTTGTGAAATATTCTCTGAATTAACTCGGAGGTCCTTTTTTCAAGAAATCAAAGAGAATATCGATGGAACTGTTACATGTAAAATGCATGATCTCATCCATGATCTTGCAACATCGGTTATGAGACAAGAGTGCTGTGTGATTGAGGGAAATGAGGGGTCACAAATTCCAAAAACTGCTCGTCACTTGTTTGTTTATAATAGCAGTCCATCGACAAACGTTATGGACTTCAACACATTGCAACCGCTGCAATCTTTGATCCTACATGGCTATGACATTAACGTCTCTAATCTTTTCCGTTACATCAGTAAACAAAAGTATCTCAAggtgttggattttggttttaaatttagCAATATTGCATTTAAAAGTTCGAAACACTTGAGGTATCTATGCCTTCGCGGTGCTCATGTGAAAACTTTACCTGAATCAACAAGCTCTCTTCATAACTTGCAGACACTAAATCTCAAAGCTTGTCATGATCTTAAAATGTTACCCAAAGGTACGAAGCACTTGAAAAATCTTAGGTACTTGGACATCGGAGGTTGCCATGCACTAACTTCCATGCCTGTTGCATTGGGACAATTGTCTTTTTTGCGCAAGCTTAGCATGTTCATTGTGGGAAAGGAAGAAGGTTGCGGCATTGATGAGTTGGAAGAGTTGGCCCTAGAGGGGGAATTAAGCATCAAAGGACTTCACAACGTGAAGAGTTCGATGGAAGCTAAAAAGGCAAATTTGATAAAGAAGCACAATTTAAGATCTCTTAGCTTATCTTGGCGAATAAACCGCAACGAGAACTCTCATCATCAAAATGATGAAGAGATTCTTAGTGCTCTCCAACCTCATTCAAACTTGAAGAAGTTATGCATAAATGATTACCAAGGTTTGATGTTTCCGTATTGGATGATGGATCTGCTTCTACCAAACCTTGTTGAAATCTCACTAGAAAACTGTGACAGATGCCATCAGCTACCAGCTCTAGGGAAATTGCGCTTCCTTAAGGTCCTTAATATTTGTAGAATTACTGCTCTGAAGTATATTGACGACACCTTCTATGGTGACATGGAAAGTTCTTTTCCATCACTCGAGGTTCTCAGCATACGTAAGGCGCTATGTTTGGAGGAATGGACAACAGTGAATG GGGATACGTAA
- the LOC108483069 gene encoding putative disease resistance protein RGA3 isoform X1 → MAEVVLSPLVGTILDSLKSWSLKELELAGSLKTEVASLESTLTTIQAVLQDAEEKQWKSEAIKNWLGKLKQAAYDLEVVLDDFNTEALRRSLHTDARSQVTTFFSLRNPLLFRLDMARKFKNVREKLDAIAGEKSKFHLREDVGEAEIERNEDRQTSSLVKESEVLGRADEKERIVSMILSNVSHHDDLSVYAICGMGGLGKTTIAQLVYNDENVAKVFDLRGWVCVSDDFDIKRLTKAIVESFGGKSGDVQELDPLQRCLVEKLVGKRFLLVLDDVWNEYHDKWDRLKQALQCGQKGSTVIVTTRLEKVALMMATTPFYRLGCLSDDDSWSLFKQRAFGIGMNGSNANLETIGRRIVQRCGGVPLAIKAIGSILRFRSQESEWLRVKDSEIWDLEDEGSRILAALRLSYEHLPPYMRQCFSFCSIFPKDFLMIKDELIGLWMANGFIPSRGALDLHDTGCEIFSELTRRSFFQEIKENIDGTVTCKMHDLIHDLATSVMRQECCVIEGNEGSQIPKTARHLFVYNSSPSTNVMDFNTLQPLQSLILHGYDINVSNLFRYISKQKYLKVLDFGFKFSNIAFKSSKHLRYLCLRGAHVKTLPESTSSLHNLQTLNLKACHDLKMLPKGTKHLKNLRYLDIGGCHALTSMPVALGQLSFLRKLSMFIVGKEEGCGIDELEELALEGELSIKGLHNVKSSMEAKKANLIKKHNLRSLSLSWRINRNENSHHQNDEEILSALQPHSNLKKLCINDYQGLMFPYWMMDLLLPNLVEISLENCDRCHQLPALGKLRFLKVLNICRITALKYIDDTFYGDMESSFPSLEVLSIRKALCLEEWTTVNGREHFPLLSSLTINDCPKLVKLPMIQSLKELHIGGINVTLLAALIMNATVQSLKPSSDLLDNLSSLKYLAICCRSIESLPAGLQNLSSLETLDLDCDSLVSLPVNGLQGLSSLSSLYIISGKSLASLSEGLQYLTSLQDLFINGCPKLTSLPRSIQHLSSLRYLRIYNCSGLISLPDEIQHLTLLSQLHIKRCSNLKSLPQGIRNLTALQTLSISGCPHLQRRCEKGSGDDWPNIAHIPSIQIGKETLVSDGFC, encoded by the exons ATGGCAGAGGTAGTTCTTTCACCCCTTGTCGGTACCATCTTGGACAGCTTGAAGTCGTGGTCCTTGAAAGAGCTGGAACTTGCTGGAAGCCTCAAAACAGAAGTTGCGAGTCTTGAAAGTACGCTTACTACAATCCAAGCTGTGCTCCAAGATGCAGAGGAGAAGCAATGGAAGAGTGAAGCTATCAAGAACTGGCTTGGGAAGCTCAAACAAGCAGCTTACGATCTAGAAGTTGTGCTTGATGATTTCAACACCGAAGCTCTAAGGCGTAGCCTGCATACGGATGCAAGAAGCCAGGTAACCACCTTCTTTTCTTTGCGGAACCCGCTCTTGTTTCGCTTAGATATGGCACGTAAGTTTAAGAATGTAAGGGAGAAATTAGATGCCATTGCTGGGGAGAAAAGTAAGTTCCACTTGAGAGAGGATGTGGGAGAAGCTGAAATTGAACGGAATGAGGATAGGCAAACCAGCTCCCTTGTGAAAGAATCGGAAGTACTTGGTAGAGCTGATGAGAAGGAAAGGATAGTTAGTATGATACTTAGTAATGTGAGTCACCATGATGACCTCTCTGTTTATGCAATATGCGGAATGGGGGGTCTTGGTAAGACAACAATTGCTCAATTGGTTTACAATGACGAAAATGTGGCCAAAGTCTTCGATTTGAGAGGTTGGGTGTGTGTATCTGATGATTTTGATATAAAAAGGTTGACTAAAGCGATTGTGGAATCCTTTGGAGGGAAGTCGGGTGATGTCCAAGAGCTAGATCCCCTGCAGCGGTGTTTAGTAGAGAAGCTTGTTGGGAAACGGTTTTTGCTCGTACTAGATGATGTGTGGAATGAGTACCATGACAAGTGGGATAGATTGAAACAAGCTCTACAGTGTGGACAGAAAGGAAGTACAGTGATTGTCACTACTCGACTCGAGAAAGTTGCTCTTATGATGGCTACAACTCCTTTCTATCGCTTGGGATGTTTGTCGGATGATGATTCTTGGTCTTTGTTCAAGCAAAGAGCCTTTGGGATAGGAATGAATGGAAGCAACGCGAACCTGGAAACCATTGGCAGGCGAATAGTGCAGAGATGTGGAGGGGTACCATTGGCAATTAAGGCCATAGGAAGCATCTTGCGTTTTAGAAGTCAAGAAAGTGAATGGTTACGTGTCAAAGATAGTGAGATATGGGATTTGGAAGATGAGGGAAGCAGAATCTTAGCTGCGTTGAGGCTAAGTTATGAACATCTTCCACCGTATATGAGACAATGTTTTTCATTTTGCTCGATATTTCCCAAAGATTTTCTCATGATAAAGGACGAGCTTATAGGACTATGGATGGCAAATGGATTTATTCCTTCTCGAGGAGCATTGGATTTGCATGATACGGGTTGTGAAATATTCTCTGAATTAACTCGGAGGTCCTTTTTTCAAGAAATCAAAGAGAATATCGATGGAACTGTTACATGTAAAATGCATGATCTCATCCATGATCTTGCAACATCGGTTATGAGACAAGAGTGCTGTGTGATTGAGGGAAATGAGGGGTCACAAATTCCAAAAACTGCTCGTCACTTGTTTGTTTATAATAGCAGTCCATCGACAAACGTTATGGACTTCAACACATTGCAACCGCTGCAATCTTTGATCCTACATGGCTATGACATTAACGTCTCTAATCTTTTCCGTTACATCAGTAAACAAAAGTATCTCAAggtgttggattttggttttaaatttagCAATATTGCATTTAAAAGTTCGAAACACTTGAGGTATCTATGCCTTCGCGGTGCTCATGTGAAAACTTTACCTGAATCAACAAGCTCTCTTCATAACTTGCAGACACTAAATCTCAAAGCTTGTCATGATCTTAAAATGTTACCCAAAGGTACGAAGCACTTGAAAAATCTTAGGTACTTGGACATCGGAGGTTGCCATGCACTAACTTCCATGCCTGTTGCATTGGGACAATTGTCTTTTTTGCGCAAGCTTAGCATGTTCATTGTGGGAAAGGAAGAAGGTTGCGGCATTGATGAGTTGGAAGAGTTGGCCCTAGAGGGGGAATTAAGCATCAAAGGACTTCACAACGTGAAGAGTTCGATGGAAGCTAAAAAGGCAAATTTGATAAAGAAGCACAATTTAAGATCTCTTAGCTTATCTTGGCGAATAAACCGCAACGAGAACTCTCATCATCAAAATGATGAAGAGATTCTTAGTGCTCTCCAACCTCATTCAAACTTGAAGAAGTTATGCATAAATGATTACCAAGGTTTGATGTTTCCGTATTGGATGATGGATCTGCTTCTACCAAACCTTGTTGAAATCTCACTAGAAAACTGTGACAGATGCCATCAGCTACCAGCTCTAGGGAAATTGCGCTTCCTTAAGGTCCTTAATATTTGTAGAATTACTGCTCTGAAGTATATTGACGACACCTTCTATGGTGACATGGAAAGTTCTTTTCCATCACTCGAGGTTCTCAGCATACGTAAGGCGCTATGTTTGGAGGAATGGACAACAGTGAATGGTAGAGAACATTTTCCTCTCCTGAGTTCATTAACTATCAATGATTGTCCTAAGTTGGTTAAACTGCCAATGATTCAATCTCTAAAAGAGCTACATATTGGAGGAATTAATGTTACTTTACTCGCAGCTTTGATTATGAATGCCACTGTTCAATCTCTAAAGCCTTCATCCGATCTGCTGGATAATCTATCCTCCCTTAAATACTTGGCTATTTGTTGTCGCTCAATTGAAAGCTTGCCTGCAGGACTACAAAACCTCAGCTCTTTAGAAACTTTAGATTTAGATTGTGACAGCCTTGTATCCCTTCCGGTAAATGGATTGCAAGGCTTATCTTCCTTGTCTTCACTGTATATTATAAGTGGTAAATCATTAGCCTCTTTATCTGAGGGGCTGCAATATCTGACTTCACTCCAAGACTTATTTATTAATGGATGTCCAAAGTTAACCTCATTGCCAAGGAGTATTCAACACCTATCTTCTCTTCGATATCTGAGGATTTATAATTGTAGTGGTTTAATTTCTCTCCCAGATGAGATACAACACCTCACCTTGCTTTCACAATTGCATATAAAGAGATGCTCTAATTTGAAGTCGTTGCCCCAGGGGATACGTAACCTCACTGCACTGCAAACGCTATCGATCAGCGGATGTCCCCATCTGCAAAGACGGTGTGAAAAAGGGAGTGGAGATGATTGGCCCAACATAGCCCACATTCCGTCCATTCAAATAG GCAAAGAAACATTGGTGAGTGATGGATTTTGTTAA
- the LOC108481816 gene encoding type IV inositol polyphosphate 5-phosphatase 11, producing MGNYNTIQGGKGYVKRSKRKKLAIDYSLNKPVPTHDGIKSVMADNLCNFSTNSDLCICMVTWNMNGQVSYEDLVELFGNNRGFDLLVVGLQEVPRKDLARLLQDALVDTHELLGEATMQSLQLYVFGTKDSYMFVEEMKVDKHGVGGCGGMRRRKKGAVAISINYKGLKLVFITCHLSAHARNVEERNSQCRHISHSLFSKYCNNSYTNPAHITVWLGDLNYRLQGINTDPARNLIHRNLHKLLRSKDQLLQEAERGQIFSGYCEGTLAFKPTYKYNIGSNNYDTSYKVRVPAWTDRILFKIEDPNKITANLHCYESVDDIYSSDHKPVRAHLCLKVHK from the exons ATGGGAAATTACAACACAATACAGGGTGGTAAAGGGTACGTGAAAAGATCAAAGAGGAAGAAACTAGCCATTGATTATTCTCTCAACAAACCAGTTCCAACCCATGATGGAATAAAGTCTGTAATGGCTGATAATCTCTGCAATTTCTCCACAAATTCCGACCTTTGCATTTGCATGGTCACTTGGAACATGAATGGACAG gtcTCGTATGAAGATCTGGTGGAGCTGTTTGGGAACAACCGTGGGTTCGATTTACTTGTGGTTGGCTTGCAAGAAGTGCCTAGAAAGGACCTTGCAAGATTATTGCAGGATGCTCTAGTTGATACTCACGA ATTGTTGGGGGAGGCAACTATGCAGTCTCTGCAACTATATGTGTTTGGAACGAAGGATTCATACATGTTCGTCGAAG AAATGAAGGTGGATAAGCATGGTGTAGGAGGGTGTGGAGGAATGAGGAGAAGAAAGAAAGGGGCAGTGGCAATCAGTATCAATTACAAAGGACTCAAGTTGGTGTTTATCACTTGTCATCTCTCTG CTCATGCTCGGAACGTAGAAGAGAGAAATTCACAGTGCCGGCACATATCGCACTCTCTGTTTTCCAAGTACTGCAACAACTCTTACACCAACCCCGCACACATCACCGTATGGTTGGGCGACCTCAATTACAGGCTCCAAGGCATCAACACCGACCCCGCCCGGAACTTAATACACAGAAACCTTCACAAA CTGCTGAGAAGCAAAGATCAGCTCCTTCAAGAGGCTGAAAGAGGGCAGATTTTCAGTGGATATTGTGAGGGAACACTCGCCTTCAAACCAACTTATAAATACAATATAGGCAGCAACAATTATGATACAAGTTACAAG GTTCGAGTTCCAGCATGGACAGATCGAATCTTGTTCAAGATCGAAGATCCAAATAAAATTACAGCAAATTTGCACTGTTACGAGTCGGTTGATGACATTTATAGTTCGGACCATAAGCCAGTAAGGGCCCACCTTTGTCTCAAAGTCCACAAATAG
- the LOC108480776 gene encoding 30S ribosomal protein S9, chloroplastic has product MALSISSLTSSLSSLSFSSQISRNPSSISIAQPPKNLHISLSSKPTRSLSISATVAAPVETEPVENLKKFVKSRLPGGFAAQTIIGTGRRKCAIARVVLQEGTGKFIINYRDAKEYLQGNPLWLQYIKVPLVTLGYETSYDVFVKAHGGGLSGQAQAISLGIARALLKVSANHRSPLKKGGLLTRDSRVVERKKVGLKKARKAPQFSKR; this is encoded by the exons ATGGCTCTTTCAATTTCTTCCTTAACATCATCcctttcttccctttcattttcCTCTCAGATTTCCCGGAATCCAAGCAGTATCTCAATTGCCCAACCACCGAAAAACTTGCACATTTCCCTGTCCTCTAAACCCACTCGTTCCCTTTCAATTTCCGCTACGGTGGCTGCTCCGGTTGAGACTGAACCGGTTGAGAACCTGAAGAAGTTCGTTAAGTCTAGGCTCCCTGGTGGGTTTGCTGCTCAGACTATTATAGGGACGGGACGAAGGAAATGTGCCATTGCTCGTGTGGTTCTTCAGGAAGGAACTGGGAAGTTCATTATCAATTACCGTGACGCTAAG GAGTATCTTCAAGGGAACCCATTATGGTTGCAGTACATAAAAGTTCCATTGGTGACTTTGGGGTATGAAACGAGTTACGATGTATTCGTGAAAGCTCATGGAGGTGGGCTTTCGGGACAGGCACAGGCAATCTCACTTGGCATTGCTCGTGCATTGCTGAAGGTGAGTGCCAATCATAGGAGCCCGTTGAAGAAAGGAGGACTTTTGACCAGAGATTCAAGGGTGGTGGAGAGGAAGAAAGTTGGTCTCAAGAAGGCTCGTAAAGCTCCACAGTTTTCCAAACGTTAA
- the LOC108483070 gene encoding putative disease resistance protein RGA3, translated as MAEVFLSPIVGTMLDSLNSWSLKGLELAGSPKTEVESLESTLTTIQAVLQDAEEKQWKSEAIKNWLGKLKQAAYDLEVVLDDFNTEALRRSLHADARSQVTTFFSLRNPLLFRLDMARKFKNVRVKLDAIAGEKSKFHLREGVGEAEIERNEDRQTSSLVKESEVVGRADEKKKIVSLLLGNVSHHDDLSVYAICGMGGLGKTTIAQLVYNDENVAKVFDLRGWVCVSDDFDIKSLTKAIVESFGGNSCGIQELDSLQRCLAEKLVGKRFLLVLDDVWNKNHEKWDRLKQALQCGLKGSTVIVTTRDEDIAVMMATTPFCRLGCLSDHESWSLFKQRAFGMEKNGSNANLETIGRQIVQRCGGVPLAIKAIGSRLRFRSQESEWLRVKDSEIWDLEDERSRILAALRLSYEHLPPYMRQCFSFCSIFPKDFVMTKDELIGLWMANGFIPSRGALDLHDMGCEIFSELTWRSFFQEIDEDIDGTVTCKMHDLIHDLATLIMGQECCVIEPNEGSQIPKTARHLFVNNTSLSTSVVDLTTLQPLQSLIMGNDCSNLSNRSRFFSKQKYLKVLDLGYNFGNISFKISKHLRYLRLHHSPLKTLPESTGSLHNLQTLSLINCWRLKKLPEGTKNLKNLRYFDIRRCYALTSTPVALGQLSFLRKLSMFIVGKEDGCGIDELKELALEGELSIKGLHNVKSSMEAKNANLIKKHNLKALSLSWPVSSNLCSRLRSTENCHHQNDEEILSALQPHLNLKTLHIVGYQGLMFPYWMMDLLLPNLVEISLENCQRYHQLPPLGKLRFLKFLYISGMGALKYIDKNFYGDMESSFPSLEVLKIREAPCLEEWTTVNGTEHFPVLSSLTINDCPKLVKMPMIQSLKKLDIGGTNVNFLTALIMNATVLTSLWIRDFNELPGGLLQNQKQLDWLFVQSCSLKSSSDLLDNLSSLKYLHIQVPSIETLPAGLQNLSSLRALRLSGCSSLVSLPVNGLQGLSSLSSLYIQHCETLASLSEGVRYLTSLEDLLINGCPELTSLPRSIQHLSSLRNLMIWDCRGLISLPDEIQHLTLLSKLEIKHCSNLKSLPQGVRNLNALETLSIKECPHLKRRCKRVSGEDWPNIAHIPFIQIDKQVW; from the exons ATGGCAGAGGTTTTTCTTTCACCCATTGTCGGTACCATGTTGGACAGCCTGAATTCGTGGTCCTTGAAAGGGCTGGAACTTGCTGGGAGCCCCAAAACAGAAGTTGAGAGTCTTGAAAGTACTCTTACTACAATCCAAGCTGTGCTCCAAGATGCAGAGGAGAAACAATGGAAGAGTGAAGCTATCAAGAACTGGCTTGGGAAGCTCAAACAAGCAGCTTACGATTTAGAAGTTGTGCTTGATGATTTCAACACCGAAGCTCTAAGGCGTAGCCTGCATGCGGATGCAAGAAGCCAGGTAACCACCTTCTTTTCTTTGCGGAATCCGCTCTTGTTTCGCTTAGATATGGCACGTAAGTTTAAGAATGTAAGGGTGAAATTAGATGCCATTGCTGGGGAGAAAAGTAAGTTCCACTTGAGAGAGGGTGTGGGAGAAGCTGAAATTGAGCGGAATGAGGATAGGCAAACCAGCTCCCTTGTGAAAGAATCGGAAGTAGTTGGCAGAGCTGATGAGAAGAAAAAGATAGTTAGTTTGTTACTTGGTAATGTGAGTCACCATGATGACCTCTCTGTTTATGCAATATGCGGAATGGGGGGTCTTGGTAAGACAACAATTGCTCAATTGGTTTACAACGACGAAAATGTGGCCAAAGTCTTCGATTTGAGAGGTTGGGTGTGTGTATCAGATGATTTTGATATAAAAAGTTTGACTAAAGCGATTGTGGAATCCTTTGGAGGGAACTCGTGTGGTATCCAAGAGCTAGATTCCCTGCAGCGGTGTTTAGCAGAGAAGCTTGTTGGGAAACGGTTTTTGCTCGTACTAGATGATGTGTGGAATAAGAACCATGAAAAGTGGGATAGATTGAAACAAGCTCTACAGTGTGGACTGAAAGGAAGTACAGTGATTGTCACTACTCGAGACGAGGACATTGCTGTCATGATGGCTACAACTCCTTTCTGTCGCCTGGGTTGTTTGTCGGATCATGAGTCTTGGTCTTTGTTCAAGCAAAGAGCCTTTGGGATGGAAAAGAACGGAAGCAACGCCAACCTGGAAACCATTGGGAGGCAAATAGTGCAGAGATGTGGAGGGGTACCATTGGCAATTAAGGCCATAGGAAGCAGATTGCGTTTTAGAAGTCAAGAAAGTGAATGGTTACGTGTCAAAGATAGTGAGATATGGGATTTGGAAGATGAGAGAAGTAGAATCTTAGCTGCGTTGAGGCTAAGTTATGAACATCTTCCACCGTATATGAGACAATGTTTTTCATTTTGCTCGATATTTCCCAAAGATTTTGTCATGACAAAGGACGAGCTTATAGGACTATGGATGGCAAATGGATTTATTCCTTCTCGAGGAGCATTGGATTTGCATGATATGGGTTGTGAAATATTCTCTGAATTAACTTGGAGGTCCTTTTTTCAAGAAATCGATGAGGATATCGATGGAACTGTTACATGTAAAATGCATGATCTCATCCATGATCTTGCAACATTGATTATGGGACAAGAGTGCTGTGTGATTGAGCCAAATGAGGGGTCACAAATTCCAAAAACTGCTCGTCACTTGTTTGTTAATAATACCAGTCTATCGACAAGCGTTGTGGACTTAACCACATTGCAACCGCTGCAATCTTTGATCATGGGCAATGATTGCAGTAACCTCTCTAATCGTTCCCGTTTCTTCAGCAAACAAAAGTATCTCAAGGTGTTGGATTTGGGTTATAATTTTGGcaatatttcatttaaaatttcgaAACACTTGAGGTATCTTCGCCTTCACCATTCTCCTTTGAAAACTTTACCTGAATCAACAGGCTCTCTTCATAACTTGCAGACACTAAGCCTCATAAATTGTTGGCGTCTTAAAAAGTTACCCGAAGGTACGAAGAACTTGAAAAATCTTAGGTACTTCGACATCAGACGTTGCTATGCACTAACTTCCACGCCTGTTGCATTGGGACAATTGTCTTTTTTACGCAAGCTTAGCATGTTCATTGTGGGAAAGGAAGATGGTTGCGGCATTGATGAGTTGAAAGAGTTGGCCCTAGAGGGGGAATTAAGCATCAAAGGACTTCACAACGTGAAGAGTTCGATGGAAGCTAAAAATGCAAATTTGATAAAGAAGCACAATTTAAAAGCACTTAGCTTATCTTGGCCAGTAAGCAGCAACTTATGTTCGCGTTTACGCAGCACAGAGAACTGTCATCATCAAAATGATGAAGAGATTCTTAGTGCTCTCCAACCTCATTTAAACTTGAAGACGTTACACATTGTTGGTTACCAAGGTTTGATGTTTCCATATTGGATGATGGATCTGCTTCTACCAAACCTTGTTGAAATCTCATTAGAAAACTGTCAAAGATACCATCAACTACCACCTCTAGGGAAATTGCGCTTCCTTAAGTTCCTTTATATTAGTGGAATGGGTGCTCTGAAGTATATTGACAAGAACTTCTATGGTGATATGGAAAGTTCTTTTCCATCACTCGAGGTTCTCAAAATACGTGAGGCGCCATGTTTGGAGGAATGGACAACAGTGAATGGCACAGAACATTTTCCTGTCCTGAGTTCATTAACTATCAATGATTGTCCTAAGTTGGTTAAAATGCCAATGATTCAATCTCTAAAAAAGCTAGATATTGGAGGAACTAATGTTAATTTTCTCACAGCTTTGATTATGAATGCCACTGTTCTTACCTCTCTTTGGATTCGTGACTTCAATGAGTTACCGGGTGGACTACTGCAAAATCAAAAGCAACTTGATTGGTTGTTTGTTCAGTCTTGTAGTCTAAAGTCTTCATCCGATCTGCTGGATAATCTATCCTCCCTTAAATACTTGCATATTCAAGTTCCCTCAATTGAAACCTTGCCTGCAGGACTACAAAACCTCAGCTCTTTGCGAGCTTTGCGTTTATCTGGTTGTAGCAGCCTTGTATCCCTTCCGGTAAATGGATTGCAGGGCTTATCTTCCTTGTCTTCACTGTATATCCAACATTGCGAGACATTAGCCTCTTTATCTGAGGGGGTGCGATATCTGACttcactcgaagacttacttaTTAATGGATGTCCAGAGTTAACATCATTGCCAAGGAGTATCCAACACCTCTCTTCTCTTCGAAATTTGATGATTTGGGATTGTAGGGGTTTAATTTCTCTCCCAGATGAGATACAACACCTCACCTTGCTTTCAAAACTGGAGATAAAGCATTGCTCTAATTTGAAGTCATTGCCCCAAGGGGTACGTAACCTCAATGCTCTGGAAACACTAAGCATCAAAGAATGCCCCCACCTGAAAAGACGGTGTAAGAGAGTGAGTGGAGAGGATTGGCCCAATATAGCCCACATTCCGTTCATTCAAATCGATAAGCAG GTTTGGTGA